The Calliphora vicina chromosome 3, idCalVici1.1, whole genome shotgun sequence genome contains a region encoding:
- the LOC135955410 gene encoding uncharacterized protein LOC135955410: MNLRNDNNSNDDDSNQFSKSHNMYNTKVKSELDLERNNSLDELDMSNSMYKLKLIAEIRKRRELWDIRSKEHISCVSLAEVWKDLAISMESDVGTCQRTWMSLCKVYWRSVKRIELRIKEDKLKGSYDPNNDYSSKWVHFEAMEFMKDNETVPIILGSSTETFKLIAEIRKRPAIWDIQSNEHRFSINLKNTWKELALAMGEDVENCKSKWKSLRLSYRKEAKKLELRIQEAKQNGSYIPNNDYSSEWTYFEHMQFIDDIKKPSNMKRRNSSVTDNNSDDNESNQFSKFHNMDNIKMEPESDDDLSDGSSPEIQEPAAEKSTTSNWNSTNRSYCRYSSDRLNLIAEVRKRPAIWDIQSKEHISQTILKQTWEELARAIGADVHDCRRKWKILRQSYRDEVKRLELRILKDKSNGSYDPKNEYKCNWFFYEHMKFIHDTIKPTPLKHGNSSDLSGQNSSENHEPADDKPTTSNWKCTKRPNDQVDFVEDLATDEHKLIKSSRSDITDSNDMVHVNDSDYNFLVSFLPQMKKINVLQNLQFRTKITNLMLNIMSQSKAN, from the exons ATGAATCTTCGCAATGACAACAATAGCAACGATGATGACTCAAATCAATTTTCCAAATCTCATAATATGTATAATACTAAGGTGAAATCTGAGCTGGATCTAGAACGAAACAACAGTTTAGATGAGCTAGACATGTCAAATTCCATGTACAAATTAAAGTTAATCGCTGAAATACGAAAGAGACGTGAACTATGGGATATACGAAGCAAAGAACATATTTCTTGTGTATCTTTGGCAGAAGTGTGGAAAGATCTGGCAATCAGTATGGAATCAGATG TTGGCACATGCCAGCGTACCTGGATGTCTTTATGTAAGGTATATTGGAGATCAGTTAAGCGTATAGAGTTACGCATCAAAGAAGATAAGTTGAAAGGTTCATATGATCCCAACAATGACTATAGCAGTAAGTGGGTTCATTTTGAGGCCATGGAATTTATGAAAGACAATGAAACAGTTCCGATTATACTTGGTAGTTCAacagaaacatttaaattaatcgCTGAAATTCGAAAGAGGCCAGCAATATGGGATATTCAAAGTAATGAACATAgatttagtataaatttaaaaaacacatGGAAAGAATTGGCTCTAGCTATGGGAGAAGATG TTGAAAACTGCAAGAGTAAATGGAAAAGTTTACGGCTTAGTTATCGCAAAGAAGCTAAGAAGTTAGAGTTACGCATCCAAGAAGCTAAGCAGAACGGTTCATATATTCCTAACAATGACTATAGCAGTGAGTGGACTTATTTTGAACACATGCAATTTATTGATGACATTAAAAAGCCAAGTAACATGAAACGTCGGAACTCATCAGTTACAGACAATAATAGTGACGataacgaatcaaaccaattttcaaaattccataatatgGACAATATTAAGATGGAACCTGAATCGGATGACGATCTTAGCGATGGAAGTTCACCAGAAATCCAAGAGCCAGCAGCTGAAAAATCAACAACTTCAAATTGGAACTCTACAAATCGATCTTACTGTCGTTATTCATCTGACAGATTAAACTTAATCGCTGAAGTCCGAAAGAGGCCAGCAATATGGGATATTCAAAGTAAAGAACATATATCACagacaattttgaaacaaacgTGGGAAGAATTGGCTCGCGCTATTGGAGCAGATG TTCATGACTGCAGGcgtaaatggaaaattttaaggCAGAGTTATCGCGATGAAGTTAAGAGGTTAGAGTTACGCATCCTAAAAGATAAGTCAAATGGTTCGTATGATCCTAAAAATGAGTATAAATGTAACTGGTTTTTTTATGAACACATGAAATTTATTCATGACACTATAAAGCCAACACCCTTGAAACATGGGAACTCATCTGATCTTAGCGGCCAAAATTCATCGGAAAACCACGAGCCAGCTGATGATAAACCAACAACTTCAAATTGGAAATGTACTAAACGCCCTAATGATCAGGTGGATTTCGTGGAAGATCTCGCAACGGATGAGCATAAGTTAATTAAATCGTCACGTTCAGATATAACAGATTCCAATGATATGGTTCATGTTAACGATTCCGACTATAATTTCTTGGTTAGTTTTTTGCCGCAAATGAAAAAGATCAATGTGTTGCAGAACTTACAGTTCCGtacaaaaattaccaatttGATGTTGAATATTATGTCGCAGTCTAAGGCTAACTAA